The proteins below are encoded in one region of Aphelocoma coerulescens isolate FSJ_1873_10779 chromosome 4, UR_Acoe_1.0, whole genome shotgun sequence:
- the SMARCA5 gene encoding SWI/SNF-related matrix-associated actin-dependent regulator of chromatin subfamily A member 5: protein MSAGQPPPQPDEPPAPPLPPGANTGEAAGMGPPCAAGLAGGDIKMEESFDDASLAKQKEIQETDPTYEEKMQTDRANRFEYLLKQTELFAHFIQPAAQKTPTSPLKMKPGRPRIKKDEKQNLLSAGDYRHRRTEQEEDEELLTESSKTTNVCTRFEESPSYVKWGKLRDYQIRGLNWLISLYENGINGILADEMGLGKTLQTISLLGYMKHYRNIPGPHMVLVPKSTLQNWMNEFKRWVPTLRAVCLIGDKDQRAAFVRDVLLPGEWDVCVTSYEMLIKEKSVFKKFNWRYLVIDEAHRIKNEKSKLSEIVREFKTTNRLLLTGTPLQNNLHELWALLNFLLPDVFNSAEDFDSWFDTNNCLGDQKLVERLHMVLRPFLLRRIKADVEKSLPPKKEVKIYVGLSKMQREWYTRILMKDIDILNSAGKLDKMRLLNILMQLRKCCNHPYLFDGAEPGPPYTTDMHLVTNSGKMVVLDKLLPKLKEQGSRVLIFSQMTRVLDILEDYCMWRNYEYCRLDGQTPHNERQASINAFNDPDSSKFVFMLSTRAGGLGINLATADVVILYDSDWNPQVDLQAMDRAHRIGQTKTVRVFRFITDNTVEERIVERAEMKLRLDSIVIQQGKLVDQNLNKLGKDEMLQMIRHGATHVFASKDSEITDEDIDHILERGAKKTAEMNEKLSKMGESSLRNFTMDTESSVYNFEGEDYREKQKLAFTEWIEPPKRERKANYAVDAYFREALRVSEPKAPKAPRPPKQPNVQDFQFFPPRLFELLEKEILYYRKTIGYKVPRNPDLPNAAQAQKEEQLKIDEAEPLNDEELEEKEKLLTQGFTNWNKRDFNQFIKANEKWGRDDIENIAREVEGKTPEEVIEYSAVFWERCNELQDIEKIMAQIERGEARIQRRISIKKALDTKIGRYKAPFHQLRISYGTNKGKNYTEEEDRFLICMLHKLGFDKENVYDELRQCIRNSPQFRFDWFLKSRTAMELQRRCNTLITLIERENMELEEKEKAEKKKRGPKPSSAQKRKMDGTPDGRGRKKKLKL, encoded by the exons ATGTCCGCCGggcagccgccgccgcagccggacgagccgcccgcgccgccgctgCCACCGGGCGCCAACACCGGCGAGGCCGCGGGGATGGGGCCGCCCTGCGCCGCCGGCCTGGCCGGGGGCGACATCAAGATGGAG GAGTCTTTTGATGATGCATCTCTGgcgaaacaaaaagaaatccagGAAACAGATCCTACATATGAAGAGAAAATG CAAACAGACAGAGCAAACAGATTTGAGTATCTGTTGAAGCAGACTGAGCTCTTTGCTCATTTCATTCAGCCTGCTGCTCAGAAAACTCCAACTTCACCTTTAAAAATGAAACCTGGACGTCCACGAATAAAGAAGGACGAGAAACAGAATTTACTGTCAGCTGGCGA CTATCGGCATCGTAGaacagagcaggaagaggaCGAGGAGCTGTTAACAGAAAGCTCCAAGACAACGAATGTCTGCACTCGATTTGAAGAATCTCCATCAt ATGTGAAATGGGGAAAGCTGCGTGATTACCAGATCCGAGGACTGAACTGGCTCATTTCTCTGTATGAAAATGGCATCAATGGCATCCTGGCAGATGAAATG GGTCTTGGGAAGACACTGCAAACAATTTCTCTCCTTGGCTACATGAAACACTACAGAAACATTCCTGGACCTCACATGGTGTTAGTTCCTAAGTCTACTCTGCAGAACTGGATGAATGAGTTCAAGAGATGGGTACCAACACTTCGAGCAGTTTGTTTGATCGGTGACAAAGACCAGCGA GCTGCCTTTGTGAGAGATGTGTTGTTGCCTGGAGAATGGGATGTCTGTGTAACATCATATGAAATGCTTATCAAAGAGAAGTCAGTATTCAAAAAGTTCAACTGGAGATACCTTGTTATAGATGAAGCCCAcaggattaaaaatgaaaaatcaaag TTATCAGAAATTGTGAGGGAATTCAAGACTACCAACCGGCTGCTATTAACTGGAACTCCACTTCAGAACAACTTACATGAACTCTGGGCCCTCCTAAACTTCCTTTTGCCAGATGTCTTTAACTCAGCTGAA GATTTTGATTCATGGTTTGATACAAACAACTGTCTAGGGGATCAAAAACTGGTGGAGCGCCTTCATATG GTGCTACGACCATTCCTTCTCCGTCGCATCAAGGCTGATGTGGAGAAAAGCTTGCctccaaagaaggaagttaaaATTTATGTGGGCCTCAGCAAAATGCAGCGAGAATG GTATACCCGAATCTTGATGAAGGACATAGATATCCTGAACTCGGCTGGGAAGCTGGACAAGATGAGACTGTTGAACATCCTGATGCAGCTGCGGAAATGCTGCAATCACCCTTACCTCTTTGATGGAGCAGAACCTGGCCCACCCTACACAACAGACATGCATTTGGTCACCAACAGTGGCAAAATGGTAGTTCTGGACAAATTGCTACCTAAGTTGAAAGAACAAG GCTCAAGGGTTCTAATCTTCAGTCAGATGACAAGAGTCCTAGATATCTTGGAAGATTACTGTATGTGGAGGAATTATGAATATTGCAGACTGGATGGACAAACTCCTCACAATGAACGACAG GCTTCCATTAATGCATTCAACGATCCTGACAGCTCAAAATTTGTGTTCATGTTGAGTACACGAGCAGGAGGTCTTGGAATCAATCTGGCTACTGCTGATGTTGTAATTCTCTATGATTCAGACTGGAATCCACAAGTAGACCTCCAGGCAATG GATCGAGCGCACAGAATTGGCCAGACCAAGACTGTCCGGGTGTTCAGGTTTATCACAGACAATACAGTGGAGGAAAGGATAGTGGAGCGTGCGGAAATGAAACTCCGCCTGGATTCCATAGTCATCCAGCAAGGCAA ATTGGTGGATCAAAACCTGAATAAACTTGGAAAGGATGAAATGCTGCAAATGATCAGACATGGAGCGACACATGTGTTTGCCTCAAAGGACAGTGAGATTACAGATGAAGATATTGATCACATTTTGGAAAGAGGGGCAAAGAAG ACTGCGGAAATGAACGAAAAACTTTCAAAGATGGGTGAAAGCTCCCTTAGGAATTTTACTATGGATACTGAATCTAGCGTGTATAATTTTGAAGGGGAAGACtacagagaaaagcagaag tTGGCATTTACAGAGTGGATTGAACCGcctaaaagagaaagaaaagccaaTTATGCTGTGGATGCTTACTTCAGAGAGGCTCTTCGAGTCAGTGAACCAAAAGCACCTAAG GCTCCACGGCCTCCAAAACAGCCAAATGTACAGGACTTCCAGTTCTTTCCTCCTCGCCTGTTTGAACTATTGGAAAAAGAGATTCTCTACTACAGGAAAACAATTGGTTACAAG GTACCTCGTAATCCTGATCTCCCAAATGCAGCCCAAGCACAAAAGGAAGAGCAGCTTAAGATTGATGAGGCTGAACCTCTTAATGAtgaagaactagaagaaaaagagaagcttCTAACCCAG GGCTTCACTAACTGGAATAAGAGAGATTTCAACCAGTTCATCAAAGCCAATGAGAAGTGGGGCCGTGATGACATTGAAAATATAGCACGAGAAGTCGAAGGAAAAACCCCAGAGGAAGTAATTGAGTATTCAG CTGTGTTCTGGGAAAGATGCAATGAACTCCAAGACATAGAGAAAATCATGGCTCAGATTGAAAGAGGAGAAGCCAGAATTCAGAGACGAATCAGCATAAAAAAGGCTCTCGATACAAAG ATTGGGAGATATAAAGCCCCTTTCCACCAACTAAGAATATCCTATGGTACTAATAAAGGGAAGAATTACACTGAAGAGGAGGATCGCTTTCTAATCTGTATGCTTCACAAACTAGGATTTGATAAAGAAAATGTCTATGATGAATTAAGACAATGTATCCGAAACTCGCCGCAATTCAGATTTGATTGGTTTCTCAAGTCCAGAACTGCAATG GAGCTGCAAAGGAGGTGTAATACTTTAATCACTCTCATTGAAAGAGAAAACATGGaactggaagaaaaggaaaaggcagaaaagaagAAACGTGGACCAAAACCATCTTCA GCACAGAAGCGCAAAATGGATGGTACTCCTGATGGGCgtgggagaaaaaagaaactaaagCTGTGa